The window GTGTGGAAGCGACGATGACGCCGCTGATGACGCGAAAGGTCAGGGACTTGTTCATCGCTCTCTCCCGGTGCCGGCTACATTCTCCGGCCCATCCTGGCGACAACCGATACCCACAAATCCGCAAATCGCCGTCGCTTTCGGACATTTCATCCAGAAGAGTGCGGCAAACCATCCACCTGGAGTCGCCGCCGCATACACACCCGGGGCCAGCGATCGAGCCCGGCAGCCGCCTCGTGCTCCCGCACCGCCCGCAGCTCCGGCATGACCACCGCGTCGTCCATCACCTCGAAGCCGCAGCGCCGGTAATAGGGCGCGTTCCACACCACATCGGCGAAGGTGGTCAGGGTGAGCGCCGGCGCACCGACCCGCACCGCGTGTTCCGCGGCACGATCGATCAGCAGCCGCCCGACCCCACGCCGGGAGAAGCGCGGATGAACCGAAACCTGCTCGACGTGGACGTTCCCGTCCAGCAGATCCGCGATGAGATAGCCCACCGGTCCGGCGTCGACATCCGGCCCGACGGCGACCCAGGCCCGCCCCGCGGTCACATAACCGGACAGCACCTCGATCGGGAACGGCTCGTCGTCGGCGATCTCCGGCATCCCGATCTCACGGAACAGCACCCCGGCCGCCCGCTCGATCTCCTGCAACGCCGGCAGATCCTCGAACCGTGCCTCTCTGATCCGCATCCGGCCGATTCTGCACCGACCCGGACCCGGCCCGATACGCGTTTTCCGCGGCTCACTGATCGAAGTCGACCACCACCTTCGCCGCGGCGGGAAGGGACTGGCAGGTCAGCACGAACCCGGCCTCGACCTCGGCCTCCTCCAGCGCGAAGTTCCGCCGCATCGTCACCGCACCGTCGGTCACCCGGGCCCGGCAGGTGCCGCAAACCCCGCCCTTGCAGGCGAACGGCAGGTCCGGCCGCGACTTCTGCGCTCCGTCGAGCAGCGTCACACCCTCCGGCACCGGTACGGTCGTCTTGCGCCCATCCAGCACCACGGTGACCTCGCAGATCGGCCCGTCCACGAGCGCCTCTGGTCGGACCGGCGGTGGCGGAGCCTCGTCCACCCAGAAGAGTTCCCGATGCACCCGCCCGGCCGGCACCCCGAGCTCACCGAGCACCGTGGTGGCGTCGGTGACCATCCCGAACGGCCCGCACAGCCACCAGTGGTCGACCGCCTCGACATCGGTCAGGAGCGGCACCAGCTCCCGTAGTCGCGCGGCGTCGAGGCGCCCACTGAACAACTCGGACTCCCGCGCTTCCCGGGAGAGCACGTGCACGAGTTCGAGCCGGTCCGGATACCGGTCTTTCAGGTCGGCCAGTTCCTCAGCGAACATGACGGTGTCGGCCCGCCGGTTGCCATAGAAGAGCGTGACCCGAGCCCCATCCGAAACCGACCCGGGAAGCCCAGCGGCCGGCGAAGCCGACGATGACCCGGCAAGCCCGGCCGGCACCGGAGACCGCAGATGCGGCGCCGCCCGATCCAGCCACCCGCCCGCCCGTGATGGACCGGCCGTCACCCCCTCCAGCAGGGACGCGGCTATCGACAGAACAGGCGTGATCCCGGACCCGGCCGCGATCAGCACATGGTGCCCGCCGGCAGCCAGGTCCGGAGTGAACGTCCCCGACGGCGGCGCGACCTCGACCAGATCACCGACCCGGAGATCGTGCACCATCCACCGGGAGATCAGGCCGCCGGGCACCTCCCGCACACCGATCCGCGGCGCGGACCCGACAGGAGCACAGATCG of the Actinoplanes sichuanensis genome contains:
- a CDS encoding 2Fe-2S iron-sulfur cluster-binding protein; protein product: MPFHPLRVAAIDRLCADAVAVTFEVPASLSAAFRFSPGQSLTVHRDGERRTYSICAPVGSAPRIGVREVPGGLISRWMVHDLRVGDLVEVAPPSGTFTPDLAAGGHHVLIAAGSGITPVLSIAASLLEGVTAGPSRAGGWLDRAAPHLRSPVPAGLAGSSSASPAAGLPGSVSDGARVTLFYGNRRADTVMFAEELADLKDRYPDRLELVHVLSREARESELFSGRLDAARLRELVPLLTDVEAVDHWWLCGPFGMVTDATTVLGELGVPAGRVHRELFWVDEAPPPPVRPEALVDGPICEVTVVLDGRKTTVPVPEGVTLLDGAQKSRPDLPFACKGGVCGTCRARVTDGAVTMRRNFALEEAEVEAGFVLTCQSLPAAAKVVVDFDQ
- a CDS encoding GNAT family N-acetyltransferase, yielding MRIREARFEDLPALQEIERAAGVLFREIGMPEIADDEPFPIEVLSGYVTAGRAWVAVGPDVDAGPVGYLIADLLDGNVHVEQVSVHPRFSRRGVGRLLIDRAAEHAVRVGAPALTLTTFADVVWNAPYYRRCGFEVMDDAVVMPELRAVREHEAAAGLDRWPRVCMRRRLQVDGLPHSSG